A genomic segment from bacterium encodes:
- the rplK gene encoding 50S ribosomal protein L11, translating into MAKQVIAKIKVQIPGGQATPAPPVGTALGPYGINIPAFCKAFNDQTRGREEYIIPAVITIYNDKSFEFILKTPPASMLLKRAVGIAKASSEPNKNKVAKIKRAQLQEIVRQKMQDLNAYTIEDAMRIVEGTAKSMGIEVEE; encoded by the coding sequence ATGGCAAAGCAAGTTATAGCTAAAATAAAGGTCCAAATTCCTGGTGGTCAAGCTACACCTGCACCTCCTGTTGGTACAGCTCTCGGTCCGTATGGTATTAATATACCGGCATTCTGTAAAGCATTCAATGATCAAACAAGAGGACGCGAGGAATACATTATTCCAGCTGTTATTACAATATATAATGATAAGAGCTTTGAATTTATTCTTAAGACCCCACCTGCATCTATGCTGTTAAAAAGAGCTGTAGGAATTGCAAAAGCCTCTAGTGAGCCAAATAAGAACAAAGTAGCAAAAATAAAACGTGCACAACTCCAAGAGATAGTAAGACAAAAAATGCAAGACCTTAATGCATATACTATTGAAGATGCGATGCGTATAGTTGAGGGGACAGCAAAAAGTATGGGAATAGAAGTGGAAGAATGA
- the rpmG gene encoding 50S ribosomal protein L33 — protein sequence MRVIITLACSECNRRNYTTTKNKQKHPDRVEYKKYCPWCRKHTIHKETK from the coding sequence ATGAGGGTTATAATAACTTTAGCTTGTAGTGAGTGTAATCGTAGAAATTACACGACTACAAAAAATAAGCAAAAACATCCGGATAGGGTTGAGTATAAAAAATACTGTCCATGGTGCAGAAAGCATACAATACACAAGGAAACAAAATAA
- a CDS encoding transposase codes for MFDSWYFNERFVDHIESRGSYWISKARSDNLIWFLNRNWCRVDDLVKVIPSVKYRRFVYTNSRGEKQNYYIYGFVGKVKHLGGRKYRIVIVKSSWETTNMNEISVIVSNHTGLGNEEIFTRYKRRWEIECVFRELKDNFYFDRYQVRSLAAIMKHWHLCFLAYTFLP; via the coding sequence TTGTTTGACAGTTGGTATTTTAACGAGAGATTCGTAGATCACATCGAGAGTAGGGGAAGCTATTGGATATCAAAAGCGAGGAGTGATAACTTAATCTGGTTCCTCAATAGGAATTGGTGTCGCGTGGATGACCTCGTGAAAGTCATCCCTTCCGTGAAATATAGGAGATTTGTGTACACTAATTCTCGTGGGGAAAAACAGAATTATTACATCTATGGATTCGTGGGCAAGGTTAAGCATCTTGGTGGCAGGAAGTATAGAATTGTTATTGTCAAGTCATCGTGGGAAACTACAAATATGAACGAGATATCTGTTATTGTAAGTAATCACACTGGGCTTGGGAATGAGGAAATATTCACAAGATACAAAAGGAGATGGGAGATAGAATGCGTATTTCGTGAGCTCAAGGATAATTTTTATTTTGACCGATATCAAGTAAGAAGTCTCGCTGCTATAATGAAGCATTGGCATCTTTGTTTTCTTGCTTATACTTTTCTTCCCTGA
- the secE gene encoding preprotein translocase subunit SecE, giving the protein MMDRIKKFFYEMRIELSRVAWPKRKELWGSTLVVIVISLLLAIFIGFMDILFSHVVGRILK; this is encoded by the coding sequence ATGATGGATAGGATTAAGAAATTTTTTTATGAAATGAGAATAGAGCTTTCAAGAGTAGCATGGCCTAAAAGAAAAGAATTGTGGGGCTCTACTTTGGTAGTTATAGTTATCTCATTATTACTTGCAATATTTATAGGATTTATGGATATTTTGTTCTCCCATGTGGTTGGGAGGATTTTGAAATGA
- the nusG gene encoding transcription termination/antitermination protein NusG, whose product MRQWFILHVYSGQEHKIANLIREEVAHQEVNNQIEVIVPTKKISKLGKKGKMTVERKLYPGYIAIQMEPNDVLFKLISRTPGVLGFGGRGKNPQHMSKEEVDRMLAYIKPEESKISEIPFTKGESVKIIDGPFADFTGVIEEIYPERERIKLMVTIFGRQTPVEVGFLQVEPI is encoded by the coding sequence ATGAGACAGTGGTTTATTCTTCATGTATATTCAGGACAGGAGCATAAAATAGCCAATCTTATTCGGGAGGAAGTTGCACACCAAGAGGTTAATAACCAAATAGAAGTAATTGTACCAACAAAGAAGATATCCAAATTAGGGAAGAAGGGTAAAATGACAGTAGAGAGAAAACTTTACCCAGGTTATATAGCAATCCAAATGGAGCCAAACGATGTCTTATTTAAGTTAATTTCAAGGACTCCAGGGGTGTTGGGTTTTGGGGGTAGGGGTAAAAATCCACAGCATATGAGTAAAGAAGAAGTGGATAGAATGCTTGCATATATAAAACCGGAGGAGAGTAAAATTTCTGAAATTCCTTTCACTAAAGGAGAATCAGTTAAAATTATAGATGGCCCATTTGCAGACTTTACAGGAGTAATTGAGGAAATATATCCTGAAAGAGAGAGGATAAAACTTATGGTTACAATTTTTGGTAGACAGACTCCTGTAGAAGTTGGGTTTCTTCAAGTAGAACCAATTTAA
- the rplA gene encoding 50S ribosomal protein L1 — protein sequence MKRSKRFREIESKVEKGRLYEVSSAIKLLKELSTAKFDEAVDISVKLEIDPKKDHVRGMVSLPYGTGKTRRILVLAEGEKIEEAKKAGADFAGGDEFLNRIQEGWLDFDIVIATPELMPKISKFGKLLGPRGLMPNPKTGTVTQEVGKAVRELKGGKIEFKMDKTGCVHGVVGRASFDADKLRENVIQFLKELWNAKPAGAKGTYFKSIYLSSTMSPSIKIDPKFVSEVMK from the coding sequence ATGAAGAGATCAAAAAGATTCCGTGAAATTGAGAGTAAAGTAGAAAAGGGACGTCTTTATGAAGTCTCAAGTGCAATTAAATTATTAAAAGAGTTATCTACAGCCAAGTTTGATGAGGCTGTAGATATTTCTGTGAAATTAGAAATCGACCCTAAGAAGGATCATGTTAGAGGAATGGTTTCTCTTCCATATGGAACAGGTAAAACAAGGAGAATCCTTGTCCTTGCAGAAGGAGAAAAAATTGAAGAAGCAAAAAAAGCGGGTGCTGACTTTGCAGGTGGAGATGAATTCCTTAATCGGATTCAAGAAGGATGGCTTGATTTCGATATCGTAATAGCTACTCCAGAATTAATGCCAAAAATTAGTAAGTTTGGTAAACTACTCGGACCAAGGGGACTTATGCCAAACCCTAAAACTGGAACTGTAACTCAGGAAGTAGGTAAAGCAGTAAGAGAATTAAAAGGCGGTAAAATTGAATTCAAAATGGATAAAACAGGGTGTGTTCATGGGGTAGTAGGCAGGGCTTCGTTTGATGCAGATAAACTTCGGGAAAATGTTATTCAATTCTTAAAAGAGTTATGGAACGCAAAACCAGCAGGGGCTAAAGGAACTTACTTTAAAAGTATTTATCTATCCTCAACAATGAGCCCCAGTATAAAAATAGACCCAAAATTTGTATCAGAAGTAATGAAATAA